The Planctellipticum variicoloris DNA window GTCTCCCGTTGCGGCTGAACCAGTCGGGCGTCATGCCGATCATCTTCGCCTCCAGCCTGTTGATGTTCCCGCTGTTCCTGTTCACCCAGCTCGAGGCGGTGACTGGCTGGTGGCCGCTCCGGGAGCTGAAGGACTCGTTCACGGGGCACGGCTTCCTGTATGAGATTTCGTACATCGCACTGATTTACTTCTTCTGCTACTTCTGGACGGCGATCACCTTCAACCCGACCGATATGGCCAATAATCTGAAGGATTATGGCAGCTTCATTCCGGGCTACCGTCCGGGAACCCGGACCGCGAACTATCTGGAAGCGGTCATGGTGCGGATCACTTACGTCGGGGCGGCGTTCCTGTCGCTGGTGGCCATTATCCCCTCGATTATTACGGCGATGCTTGGCATCGACTTCCTGGTCGCCAGCTTCTACGGCGGAACGGGACTGCTGATCTGCGTGTCTGTCGCGCTGGACCTGGTCCAGAAGATCGACAGCCACCTGATCATGCGGAATTACCCGGGTCTCCTCGAAGCCGACCAGCCCGCTTGATTGGTTTGCAGTCACCGTGAACGGTTGCTGCGACGCTCAACGGCGGGCAGGTCTGATCGTGTCCGCCGCACTTCGGGACGCTGGTCGCGAGGCGCGTGTCGGGTCCGCAGTGGGTGCGGTCGCTCTCGCGGCGTGTCGGTCGGTGATTCGGCTCGGCGGCGAGCTGGTGTTCCGGGACGCGGGCGGTTCTGAGGACGTGGCGCTGCTGGTGAATGGAGTCCAGGCCACCGGGAATTCGACAGAGCATCTGCGGGACGGCGACCTGATCTCGCTGGATGTGGGCTGCCGATGGCGCGGCTGGTGTGCAGATGCGGCGCGAACGTGGCGGGTTTCGGCGGACGGGAGATCTGAAGATCCATTGCTCTCGACGACACGGCAGGCGTTGAGGTTGGGGATCGAGAGTGTCGCCCGAAGCGGTGGGCACTGGGCCGCTGCAGCGAAGGAAGTCCGGAGCTTTGTGCAGGGATTCGGAGAGAAACTGCGAGCGGAGCTGACGGGCCACGGCATCGGTCGAGAGTTGCACGAGGATCCAGTCTTCGGCGGCGAGGCCGGATGGATTTCAGCGGCGTTCGGCCGCGGATTCGCGGTGGAGTTGTCGGTCTGGCGAGAGTTCGTTGGCGGTCGGGCGAGGAACCAGCGTCCGGAGCGGTTTCAGTTTGAAGAAACAGTTTGGTTCGGAGCAGGTGGGGTGGAGATCCTCACTTCCGTTTGAAGGGGCGACGTAATCCTTCATCACGGAAAAGGGCGGCGGTCCCTTGCCCCTCGGGGCGTTGGACGTCTATAATCCGCGATTCTGCTGCGCGTACCTCGTTCATCGCGGGCCTTTGCCGTGCGGCGGACGAGACGGAAGTGGTTGATATTAAACGACTTCTGGCGGAGTGTCTGTGTCGCCGGCAGGTCGGTGACGGGCAACTGTCGGGTCTTTGCGAAGTAAGGTGACGGGCGATGAAGGTGCGTGCGAGCGTCAAGCGGATTTGCGAAGCGTGTAAAGTCGTGCGCCGGAAGGGGCGGATCTACGTGATCTGCTCGTCAAATGCCCGTCATAAGCAGCGTCAAGGCTGATCTCGGCGTCTGGTCAGGTTCTTCCAGGTAATTTTGCTGGCCGGTTTGGCGCAGCGTTCAGGAGTGGCGGTCTACCATGCCTCGTATTCAGGGTGTTGACATCCCGAACGACAAACCCACGTATATTGCTCTGCAGTATCTGTACGGGGTGGGTGATGCTCGGGCGATGGAGATCTGCTTCACGCTGTCGCTGGATCCGCAGCGCAAGGCGCGCGAGCTGTCCGACGACGATCTGGCTCGCATTTCGACCCTGCTCGACAAAGAGTACATGGTCGAAGGTCAGCTCCGTCGCCTGGTGCAGCAGAATATTTCACGATTGAAGGACATTCAGTCCTATCGCGGCTATCGGCATCGCCGCAACCTGCCGGTCCGCGGTCAGCGGACCCGGACCAATTCGCGGACCCGTAAGGGCGTGAAGAAGACGGTGGCGGGCAAGAAGGGCGTCAAGGACATGAAGCACTAGTCGCTCCCGGTCAGGGGGTTGCTGGTGGAGAGATACGGCTTAGCCGGGCGAGTTTTGCCGGGCGGCGCGGAGTTTCAGTCAAGAGGTTTGAGAAGTGGCCAAGCCAAAGAAGCGCAAGATTCGCCGCAATGTGAGCCGGGGCGTCGCTCACGTGAAGGCGACGTTCAACAACACGACGGTGACGATCACGGACACCAACGGAGACGTGCTGTGCTGGGCGACGGCCGGCACCGTTGGTTTCAAGGGAAGCCGCAAGAGCACGCCGTTCGCCGCTCAACGTGCGGCGGAAACGTGCGCCGAGCGGGCGTCGAAATTCGGTCTGAAGGAGATCGAGGTCCGGGTCAAGGGGCCGGGTTCAGGTCGCGAGAGTGCGATTACCGGCCTGCAGACTTCGGGGCTGTCGATCCGGTCGATCGAAGACGTGACGCCGCTGCCGCACAACGGTTGCCGTCCGCCGAAGAAGCGTCGCGTTTGAGGCGACGTTCCGGGGCCTGGCGATCTGTGGGTTGATTCGGTCAATACGGGGGGAAGAGAACTATGCGAATTCGTTGGCGCGGTCTGGAACTTCCAAGCAGGGTGGCGCCGGAGCGCGATTCGCTCACGAGCACCTACGGCAGGTTTGTGGTCGAACCCTTCGAGCGAGGTTTTGGCGCGACAATCGGCAATAGCTTGCGACGGATTCTCCTCTCCAGTCTGGAGGGGAGCTCGATCACTCGCGTGAAGTTGCAGGGTGTGCAGCACGAGTTCACGACCATTCCCGGCGTCGTTGAAGACGTGACGGATATCTGCCTGAACGTGAAGTCGATTGTGGTCAAGAATCACAGTCCCGGCCCGAAGACGTTGCGGATCGAGCGTCACGAACGGGGCGTCGTCACCGGCGCCGACATCATCACCGACGACCAGGTGGAGATCATCAACAAGGACCTGGTGATCGCCACCATGACCGACGACGTTCCGCTCAACATCGAGCTGTACGTCGAGAACGGCCGCGGATATATCCCGGCTCTGGAACACTACCAGCAAGACGCCGAAGTCGGGGTGATCCCGCTGGATGCGATTTACACGCCGGTGGTTCGCGTCCGGTACAAGATCGAAGACACTCGCGTCGGGCAGCGGACGAACTACGACCGCCTGACGTTGGAGATCTGGACGAACGGCACCACGTCGCCGGAGATGGCGCTCGTGGAAGCCGCCAAGATTCTGCGGAAGCATCTCAACCCGTTCATCACCTACCGCGAGCCCGGTCCCGAGACCGCTCCGGAAGGTGGCCTGCGGAATATGCTTGACGCGACGGGTTATTCGCCGATCGATCTCGAGCTGGAAGAGAAGCTCGGTCAGAGCCTGGCGGAGCTGAATTTGTCGGTGCGGGCCACGAACTGCCTGGAGTCCGAGGGGATCAACTCGGTGCGCGACCTTGTCGCCCGGACCGAGGATCAGTTGCTGCAGGTCCGCAATTTTGGCGAGACGACCTTGCAGGAAGTCCGCGAGCGGTTGACGCTGATCGGGCTGCGGCTGGGCATGAAGTTGCAGCCGTCGATGCAGCGGGACCGTTAGGCGACTGGTTAGTATGGGTTTCGTCGGGCGGGCTGATTTCGAGAACCCCCGACGACTTTCGAGTCTTCTGAGCGAAGTTTAGTGCTATGCGTCACCGCGTCCGTGGTCGAACTCTGAACCGGAATGCGTCGCACCGTAAAGCGATGTTCCGCAATATGGCCGTCAGCCTGCTGCATACTCTCCGGACCGAGGAGTCCGAGGGGAAAGCGAAGGTCAGTGGCCGGATCGTGACG harbors:
- the rpsK gene encoding 30S ribosomal protein S11, whose translation is MAKPKKRKIRRNVSRGVAHVKATFNNTTVTITDTNGDVLCWATAGTVGFKGSRKSTPFAAQRAAETCAERASKFGLKEIEVRVKGPGSGRESAITGLQTSGLSIRSIEDVTPLPHNGCRPPKKRRV
- the rpmJ gene encoding 50S ribosomal protein L36, translating into MKVRASVKRICEACKVVRRKGRIYVICSSNARHKQRQG
- a CDS encoding DNA-directed RNA polymerase subunit alpha, whose amino-acid sequence is MRIRWRGLELPSRVAPERDSLTSTYGRFVVEPFERGFGATIGNSLRRILLSSLEGSSITRVKLQGVQHEFTTIPGVVEDVTDICLNVKSIVVKNHSPGPKTLRIERHERGVVTGADIITDDQVEIINKDLVIATMTDDVPLNIELYVENGRGYIPALEHYQQDAEVGVIPLDAIYTPVVRVRYKIEDTRVGQRTNYDRLTLEIWTNGTTSPEMALVEAAKILRKHLNPFITYREPGPETAPEGGLRNMLDATGYSPIDLELEEKLGQSLAELNLSVRATNCLESEGINSVRDLVARTEDQLLQVRNFGETTLQEVRERLTLIGLRLGMKLQPSMQRDR
- the rpsM gene encoding 30S ribosomal protein S13, with product MPRIQGVDIPNDKPTYIALQYLYGVGDARAMEICFTLSLDPQRKARELSDDDLARISTLLDKEYMVEGQLRRLVQQNISRLKDIQSYRGYRHRRNLPVRGQRTRTNSRTRKGVKKTVAGKKGVKDMKH
- a CDS encoding M24 family metallopeptidase, whose protein sequence is MNGCCDAQRRAGLIVSAALRDAGREARVGSAVGAVALAACRSVIRLGGELVFRDAGGSEDVALLVNGVQATGNSTEHLRDGDLISLDVGCRWRGWCADAARTWRVSADGRSEDPLLSTTRQALRLGIESVARSGGHWAAAAKEVRSFVQGFGEKLRAELTGHGIGRELHEDPVFGGEAGWISAAFGRGFAVELSVWREFVGGRARNQRPERFQFEETVWFGAGGVEILTSV